One window of the Dromaius novaehollandiae isolate bDroNov1 chromosome 25, bDroNov1.hap1, whole genome shotgun sequence genome contains the following:
- the PLVAP gene encoding plasmalemma vesicle-associated protein, with the protein MDKSSYAMAKFGLESKEAVPKRDCGFYMKYVFLFTSLIQFLIILGLVLFMVYGNAHAGTDTHLQLLERQMQDRYNKIITLSGRNANLTRALNATAKERQGLQALAQKLQRDLDKCNSSQAALGTQHELQQMRVIIIYQKTKLDECHMTISLINASCQAEKATLQSQQDQVALARRQAEESCAQASAALGKVTRENEGCQRELLTTKTSCDGARSQLELQKRECVSLRADVAYSLQRIRELLGPFSCGSAQEQLSWLAQRAEGLFLWQQERDTKYVGKTVCSMTVAQCQLNCSHDKQDLDKRLQDAEKRLQSSQEEKKKLAAAKEQLGKELEEKSRAAVQAAYLREQLNICMASKMDAFPDVSGARVPGAFGGRPGAFGNAGTYVSADALRNQGIFGNMGKINVEEIQRSVQKIMEQYAPKNPSG; encoded by the exons ATGGACAAGAGCAGCTACGCCATGGCCAAGTTCGGCTTGGAGAGCAAGGAGGCCGTGCCCAAGCGCGACTGCGGCTTCTACATGAAGTACGTCTTCCTCTTCACCTCGCTCATCCAGTTCCTCATCATCCTGGGGCTGGTGCTCTTCATGGTGTACGGCAACGCGCACGCCGGCACCGACACGCACCTCCAGCTCCTGGAGCGGCAGATGCAGGACCGCTACAACAAGATCATCACGCTCAGCGGCAGGAACGCCAACCTCACGCGGGCCCTCAACGCCACCGCCAAGGAGCGGCAGGGGCTGCAGGCGCTCGCCCAGAAGCTGCAGCGCGACCTGGACAAGTGCAACAGCAGCCAGGCCGCCCTCGGCACCCAG cACGAGCTGCAGCAGATGAGGGTGATCATCATCTACCAGAAGACGAAGCTGGACGAGTGCCACATGACCATCAGCCTCATCAACGCCAGCTGCCAGG ccgAGAAGGCCAcgctgcagagccagcaggacCAGGTGGCCCTGGCCAGGCGGCAGGCGGAGGAGAGCTGCGCCCAGGCCAGCGCCGCGCTGGGCAAGGTCACCCGCGAGAACGAGGGCTGCCAGCGGGAGCTGCTCACCACCAAGACCAGCTGCGACGGCGCCCGGTcgcagctggagctgcagaagCGGGAGTGCGTCTCGCTGCGCGCCGACGTGGCCTACTCCCTGCAGCGCATCCGGGAGCTCCTGGGCCCCTTCAGCTGCGGCAGCGCCCAGGAGCAGCTCAGCTGGCTGGCGCAGCGCGCCGAGGGGCTCTTCCTCTGGCAGCAGGAGCGCGACACCAAGTACGTGGGCAAGACCGTGTGCAGCATGACCGTGGCCCAGTGCCAGCTGAACTGCTCCCACGACAAGCAGGACCTGGACAAGCGGCTGCAGGACGCCGAGAAGcggctgcagagcagccaggaggagaagaagaagctGGCGGCGGCCAAGGAGCAGCTCGGcaaggagctggaggagaagagCAGGGCGGCGGTGCAGGCCGCCTACCTCAGGGAGCAGCTCAACATCTGCATGGCCTCCAAG ATGGACGCCTTCCCCGACGTCAGCGGCGCGCGGGTGCCGGGGGCCttcggcggccgccccggcgccttCGGGAACGCGGGCACCTACGTGAGCGCCGACGCCCTGAGGAACCAGGGCATCTTCGGGAACATGG